Proteins encoded together in one Lachnospiraceae bacterium JLR.KK008 window:
- the pyrF gene encoding orotidine-5'-phosphate decarboxylase, with translation MIEKLIAGIKKTGAPIVVGLDPMLSYIPEQITKKAYEQYGETLQGAGEAIWQYNKGIVDAVCDLVPAVKPQIAMYEQFGIEGLLAFAKTVKYCKEKGLVVIGDIKRGDIGSTSQAYAAGHLGKVQIGANKYYGFDEDFATVNPYLGSDGIKPFIDVCREEKKGIFVLVKTSNPSSGEFQDRIVKGTEEAADTMGLSADRPLYEIVGEQVAKWGETLMGKTYSYVGAVVGATYPEMGRILRSIMPKSFILVPGYGAQGGRGVDLVHFFNEDGLGAIVNSSRGIIAAYKQEKYASFGSANYADAARAAVLDMKEDIAGALEGRR, from the coding sequence ATGATTGAGAAACTGATCGCGGGAATCAAAAAGACAGGAGCGCCCATTGTCGTGGGACTGGACCCAATGCTGTCCTATATTCCGGAACAGATTACAAAGAAAGCATACGAACAGTATGGAGAGACATTGCAGGGGGCGGGGGAGGCTATCTGGCAGTATAACAAAGGGATCGTAGACGCGGTCTGCGATCTCGTTCCGGCTGTAAAGCCGCAGATCGCCATGTATGAACAATTTGGCATTGAAGGGCTTCTCGCATTTGCAAAGACAGTAAAGTACTGTAAAGAGAAGGGTCTGGTCGTGATCGGCGACATCAAGCGGGGAGACATCGGTTCCACTTCGCAGGCGTATGCAGCGGGCCATCTGGGCAAAGTACAGATAGGAGCCAATAAGTATTACGGTTTTGACGAGGATTTTGCTACCGTCAATCCTTATCTTGGCAGCGACGGCATAAAACCTTTTATCGACGTGTGCCGGGAGGAGAAGAAAGGGATCTTTGTGCTTGTGAAAACATCCAATCCGAGCAGCGGTGAGTTTCAGGACCGTATTGTGAAGGGAACAGAGGAAGCAGCGGACACCATGGGTCTCTCCGCCGACCGGCCGCTGTACGAGATCGTCGGTGAGCAGGTGGCGAAGTGGGGCGAGACACTGATGGGCAAGACATACAGTTATGTGGGGGCGGTCGTAGGCGCTACCTATCCCGAAATGGGGAGGATACTGCGCAGCATCATGCCCAAATCCTTTATCCTTGTGCCGGGCTATGGGGCGCAGGGCGGCAGGGGCGTCGATCTCGTACACTTTTTCAACGAGGATGGGCTTGGCGCGATCGTTAATTCTTCCCGCGGAATCATTGCCGCCTATAAGCAGGAGAAGTATGCGTCTTTTGGCAGTGCCAACTATGCGGACGCGGCGAGAGCCGCGGTGCTTGATATGAAGGAAGACATTGCCGGAGCACTGGAGGGCAGGCGATAA
- a CDS encoding tetratricopeptide repeat protein, protein MKLKIRLILAAVITFLTLTGCSMGEKRENIDAGMSAIEALDYESALAYFEKALVEGEDEELLYRGQGIAYIGLTRYEEAVESLEKSLSYCNGMISSLQFDTNYYLAAAYYKNGDIDSALKVYDAILALRDDEKTAYYLRGTLELEQGNYEKADEDFRIAISLDTKDYNCLINIYRSLEKNGYKEAGIKYLEGTLATDGEDMPDYDKGRLYYYLQDYDNAKNCLEKARDTGSAEAILFLGRTYEALGDFNYASSVYASYLVQDPDNPQVQNQLGICKMQMNDYEAALAAFEAGLASEDKTCMQTLKYNEIAAYEKLCQFQKAAALMESYLQLYPDDEKAKREYEFLKTR, encoded by the coding sequence ATGAAGTTGAAAATAAGGCTTATATTGGCGGCGGTCATTACTTTTTTGACTCTGACAGGATGCAGTATGGGAGAGAAAAGGGAAAATATTGATGCAGGCATGTCTGCAATCGAGGCTCTGGACTATGAGTCGGCCCTTGCTTATTTTGAAAAAGCGCTTGTAGAGGGGGAGGACGAGGAACTGCTGTACCGGGGACAGGGTATCGCCTATATCGGTCTCACCAGGTATGAGGAAGCAGTGGAGTCGCTCGAAAAATCACTTTCTTATTGTAATGGAATGATAAGCAGTCTGCAATTTGACACGAATTATTATCTGGCAGCCGCTTATTATAAAAACGGAGATATTGACAGCGCGCTGAAAGTGTATGACGCCATTCTGGCCTTGCGGGACGATGAAAAGACAGCCTATTACCTGCGCGGTACCCTGGAGCTGGAACAGGGGAACTATGAAAAAGCGGATGAGGACTTCAGAATTGCTATTTCCTTGGACACGAAAGATTATAATTGTCTGATCAACATTTACAGAAGTCTGGAGAAGAATGGATATAAAGAAGCCGGGATCAAGTATCTCGAGGGTACTCTTGCAACGGACGGAGAGGATATGCCTGACTATGACAAAGGCAGGCTGTATTATTATCTCCAGGATTATGACAATGCGAAAAACTGTCTGGAAAAAGCGCGGGACACAGGGAGCGCGGAAGCCATTCTCTTTCTTGGCAGGACTTATGAGGCGCTCGGCGACTTTAACTATGCTTCCAGTGTTTATGCCAGCTATCTGGTGCAGGACCCGGACAACCCTCAAGTGCAGAATCAGCTCGGCATCTGCAAGATGCAGATGAACGATTATGAGGCGGCGCTGGCGGCCTTTGAGGCCGGACTTGCCAGCGAGGACAAGACTTGTATGCAGACGCTGAAATATAATGAGATTGCAGCCTATGAGAAGCTGTGTCAGTTTCAGAAGGCGGCTGCTCTGATGGAAAGTTATTTGCAGCTATATCCCGATGATGAGAAAGCAAAACGGGAATATGAGTTTCTGAAGACGAGATGA
- a CDS encoding iron-containing alcohol dehydrogenase has product MARFTLPRDLYHGKGALEALKDFKGKKAIICVGGGSMKRFGFLDRAKQYLEEAGMEVQLFEGIEPDPSVETVMKGAQAMTEFGPDWIVAMGGGSPIDAAKAMWIKYEYPDITFEDMCKVFGIPELRKKARFCAISSTSGTATEVTAFAVITDYQKGIKYPLADFEITPDVAIVDPDLAETMPQKLVAHTGMDAMTHAVEAYVSTANCDFTDPLALHAIKMIQRDLVDSYNGDMAKRDSMHNAQCLAGMAFSNALLGIVHSMAHKTGAVFADYGAHIIHGAANAMYLPKVIAFNAKDETAKARYGEIADFMNLGGGTPDEKVELLIAYLRKMNDDLNIPHCIKNYGQDSYPTEQGFVPEEVFLERLPEIAANAILDACTGSNPRQPSQEEMEKLLKCCYYDTEVDF; this is encoded by the coding sequence ATGGCGAGATTTACATTACCGAGAGATTTATATCACGGAAAAGGCGCATTGGAGGCGTTGAAGGATTTTAAGGGGAAAAAGGCGATCATCTGCGTGGGCGGCGGTTCCATGAAGCGTTTCGGTTTTCTGGACAGAGCGAAACAATATCTGGAAGAGGCAGGCATGGAAGTGCAGCTCTTTGAAGGAATTGAACCGGACCCGTCGGTAGAGACCGTTATGAAAGGCGCGCAGGCAATGACAGAATTCGGGCCGGACTGGATCGTGGCAATGGGCGGCGGTTCTCCGATCGACGCGGCAAAGGCAATGTGGATCAAATACGAGTATCCGGATATTACGTTTGAGGATATGTGTAAAGTGTTCGGTATTCCGGAGCTGAGAAAGAAAGCAAGATTTTGTGCGATCTCTTCGACTTCGGGAACAGCCACGGAAGTGACGGCTTTTGCGGTTATTACCGATTATCAGAAGGGTATCAAATATCCGCTTGCTGATTTTGAGATCACGCCGGATGTAGCGATCGTAGATCCGGATCTGGCAGAGACGATGCCGCAGAAGCTGGTGGCGCATACGGGAATGGATGCGATGACCCATGCGGTAGAGGCATATGTTTCCACAGCGAATTGTGATTTTACTGACCCGCTTGCACTCCATGCAATCAAGATGATTCAGCGTGATCTGGTAGATTCCTATAACGGCGATATGGCGAAGAGAGATTCCATGCACAATGCGCAGTGTCTGGCCGGTATGGCATTCAGCAACGCATTGCTCGGTATCGTTCATTCCATGGCGCATAAGACGGGGGCTGTATTTGCAGACTATGGCGCGCATATTATCCATGGTGCGGCCAACGCCATGTATCTCCCGAAAGTGATCGCGTTTAATGCCAAAGATGAGACAGCAAAGGCACGCTATGGCGAGATTGCGGATTTCATGAATCTCGGCGGCGGCACTCCCGATGAGAAAGTGGAACTGCTCATCGCTTATCTGCGGAAGATGAACGACGATCTGAATATTCCGCACTGCATTAAAAACTACGGCCAGGACAGCTATCCGACGGAGCAGGGTTTTGTGCCGGAAGAAGTATTCCTGGAGAGACTGCCGGAGATCGCAGCTAACGCAATTCTTGATGCCTGCACGGGTTCTAATCCGCGCCAGCCAAGTCAGGAAGAGATGGAAAAGCTGCTGAAATGCTGCTATTATGATACGGAAGTGGATTTTTAG
- a CDS encoding Hpt domain-containing protein codes for MTVKECYDKFGGDYEGVISRLLSEERVKKYMLKFLDDGSFELLCTSLEAGNMDDAFRAAHTLKGVCQNLGFERLYVSSDQLTELLRDREKHDVSELLKKTEEDYMTTISAIRMLQG; via the coding sequence ATGACAGTAAAAGAATGTTATGATAAGTTCGGCGGAGATTATGAAGGTGTTATTTCCAGGCTTCTCAGTGAAGAACGGGTAAAAAAGTATATGCTGAAGTTTCTGGATGACGGCAGTTTCGAGCTGCTCTGTACCTCACTGGAAGCGGGTAATATGGATGACGCATTTCGTGCGGCGCATACATTGAAGGGCGTGTGTCAGAATCTGGGGTTTGAGAGATTGTATGTATCTTCTGATCAACTGACGGAACTTTTGCGTGACAGGGAGAAACATGATGTTTCGGAGCTGTTAAAAAAGACAGAGGAAGATTATATGACGACAATATCTGCAATTCGGATGTTGCAGGGATGA
- a CDS encoding HD domain-containing phosphohydrolase has protein sequence MRDKVLIVDDSRLNRDILEEILLEEYAVLLAEDGKTALALLEEHHDEIATVLLDLLMPEMDGFEVLQIMKEKGWMEKIPVLIISGETSVQTEKQCFDMGVSDFIKKPFDNTIVKKRVNNITSLFQYQNNLEEKVEKQTQALRMQYDLLQMQADKLNRSNESIIEILGTVVEYRNLESGEHIKRVKGFTRILAQEMMIQYPEYGLTPEEIEVIVVASSLHDVGKIVIPDDILLKPGRLTKEEFEIMKSHTTRGSDMLANFIGIFEKDYERISYEICRYHHERYDGNGYPDRLVGEEIPISAQLVSVADVYDALVSERVYKSAFSREDAFHMIVTGECGTFSPKLIECFRNVREEYEALVDRLGNL, from the coding sequence ATGAGAGATAAAGTTTTGATAGTGGATGATTCGAGACTGAATCGGGACATATTAGAAGAAATTCTGCTGGAGGAATATGCTGTCTTACTGGCAGAGGACGGAAAGACGGCACTTGCACTTCTGGAGGAGCATCACGATGAGATTGCTACTGTCCTGCTCGACCTGCTCATGCCGGAGATGGATGGATTTGAAGTGCTGCAGATCATGAAGGAAAAGGGATGGATGGAAAAGATACCGGTTCTCATTATCAGCGGTGAGACTTCTGTCCAGACGGAAAAGCAGTGTTTTGACATGGGCGTATCGGATTTTATCAAGAAACCATTTGATAATACGATCGTAAAAAAGAGAGTGAACAATATCACCAGTCTTTTTCAGTATCAGAACAATCTGGAAGAAAAAGTGGAAAAGCAGACGCAGGCGCTGCGTATGCAGTATGATCTGTTGCAAATGCAGGCCGATAAGCTCAACAGGAGTAATGAGAGCATTATCGAAATACTCGGTACGGTAGTGGAATACAGAAATCTGGAGAGTGGTGAGCATATCAAACGGGTGAAAGGCTTTACCCGTATTCTCGCCCAGGAAATGATGATACAGTATCCGGAGTATGGGTTGACGCCGGAAGAGATTGAAGTGATCGTAGTGGCAAGTTCACTTCATGACGTGGGGAAGATTGTTATTCCTGATGATATTCTTCTCAAGCCGGGAAGGCTGACGAAGGAAGAATTCGAGATCATGAAGTCCCACACGACGCGGGGCAGTGATATGCTGGCGAACTTTATCGGAATCTTTGAAAAAGATTATGAGCGGATCAGCTATGAGATATGCAGATACCATCACGAGCGTTATGATGGAAACGGGTATCCGGACCGTCTGGTGGGAGAGGAGATTCCGATCTCAGCACAGCTTGTGTCGGTGGCGGATGTGTACGATGCGCTTGTCAGTGAAAGAGTGTACAAGAGCGCTTTTTCCAGGGAAGACGCGTTCCATATGATCGTAACGGGGGAATGCGGGACGTTTTCGCCGAAGCTGATCGAATGTTTCCGGAATGTGAGGGAGGAGTACGAGGCTTTGGTAGACCGGCTTGGCAATTTATAA